In Notolabrus celidotus isolate fNotCel1 chromosome 8, fNotCel1.pri, whole genome shotgun sequence, a genomic segment contains:
- the aurkb gene encoding aurora kinase B, giving the protein MQNKENYEPRGYQGTFTTPSMVAGPQRVQVKTWDMDKNAITGPGRDRVVPSSSSASRKVSIDDFDIGRPLGKGKFGNVYLAKLKKPKAIVALKVLFKSQMEKEGVEHQLRREIEIQAHLKHPNILRFYNYFDDRKRVFLVLEYAPRGEMYKELQRCGRFDDQRTATYMEEISDALLYCHERKVIHRDIKPENLLLGYRGELKIADFGWSVHAPSLRRRTMCGTLDYLPPEMVEGHTHSEKVDLWCIGVLCYECLVGNPPFETASHSETYKRITKVDLKFPKIVSDGARDLISKLLRHSPLDRLSLQSVINHPWVHSNSRRVLPPICPAKKS; this is encoded by the exons ATGCAG AATAAGGAGAACTATGAGCCCAGGGGCTACCAAGGAACC TTCACAACTCCGAGCATGGTGGCAGGTCCTCAGCGTGTTCAGGTGAAGACTTGGGATATGGACAAAAATGCCATCACAG GTCCTGGGAGAGACCGTGTTGTCCCATCTTCCAGTTCCGCTTCAAG GAAAGTCTCCATCGATGACTTTGACATCGGTCGACCACTGGGGAAAGGCAAATTTGGTAATGTCTACCTTGCGAAGCTGAAGAAGCCGAAAGCCATTGTGGCGCTGAAGGTGTTGTTTAAGTCACAAATGGAAAAGGAAGGAGTGGAGCATCAACTCAGGAGAGAGATCGAGATTCAGGCACATCTCAA GCACCCGAACATCTTGCGCTTCTACAACTATTTTGATGACCGAAAGAGAGTGTTTTTGGTGCTTGAATACGCTCCACGTGGTGAAATGTACAAGGAACTACAGAGATGTGGAAGATTTGATGATCAGCGTACCGCAACG TACATGGAGGAGATATCTGATGCACTGCTATATTGCCATGAGAGGAAAGTGATTCATCGTGACATCAAGCCTGAGAATCTTCTTCTTGGCTATCGGGGAGAACTCAAAATTGCAGATTTTGGTTGGTCAGTCCATGCACCCTCTCTCAG ACGTCGTACAATGTGCGGGACCCTGGACTATCTCCCCCCTGAGATGGTTGAGGGCCACACTCACAGTGAGAAAGTGGATCTGTGGTGCATTGGGGTTCTCTGCTACGAATGCTTGGTTGGCAACCCGCCTTTTGAAACTGCCAGCCACTCAGAAACTTACAAAAGAATCACAAAG GTGGATTTGAAGTTCCCCAAAATCGTCTCAGACGGTGCACGGGATCTGATTTCCAAGCTGCTCCGCCACAGCCCATTGGATCGCCTCTCACTACAGAGTGTCATTAATCACCCGTGGGTACACTCCAACTCCCGAAGAGTCCTACCTCCTATCTGCCCAGCCAAGAAATCCTGA